CGGGTGACAAGATCACCTTTACGGTGGAACTGATCGTCCCCATCGCCATGGAAAAAGAACTTCGGTTTGCCATCCGTGAAGGCGGACGGACCGTGGGTGCCGGCGTTGTGACGGACATTATTGAATAAATAACCCTTTGAGGACCGACCATGCGTGATAAAATTATCCTGGCATGCAGCGAATGCAAACGTAGAAACTACACAATGACGAAGAACAAACGAAAACATCCTCAACGTGTAGAATACAAAAAGTACTGTCCCTGGTGTCAGACGCATACGGTGCATAAAGAAACCCGGTAATTTGATCGGACAGGTCCGTAGTTCAACTGGCAGAGCAGCGGTCTCCAAAACCGCAAGTTGGGGGTTCGAATCCCTCCGGACCTGCGAAGAAGAGAGGAAATAAAAGATGATCAAAAAAATACGTGATTTCCTGGCAAGTGTCC
This DNA window, taken from Candidatus Neomarinimicrobiota bacterium, encodes the following:
- the tuf gene encoding elongation factor Tu (EF-Tu; promotes GTP-dependent binding of aminoacyl-tRNA to the A-site of ribosomes during protein biosynthesis; when the tRNA anticodon matches the mRNA codon, GTP hydrolysis results; the inactive EF-Tu-GDP leaves the ribosome and release of GDP is promoted by elongation factor Ts; many prokaryotes have two copies of the gene encoding EF-Tu), which codes for GDKITFTVELIVPIAMEKELRFAIREGGRTVGAGVVTDIIE
- the rpmG gene encoding 50S ribosomal protein L33; the protein is MRDKIILACSECKRRNYTMTKNKRKHPQRVEYKKYCPWCQTHTVHKETR